DNA sequence from the Devosia lacusdianchii genome:
CGCTGCGAAGTCTCAGCTCCGGACTGCCTCGAGTCATTCAACCTGCTCAAGGACGATCCACAGGTGCGCCTGGCCTCGCTGATGGACCATGCGCCGGGCCAGCGTCAGTTCGCCAGCATGGACGCCTACAAGGTCTACTATCAGGGCAAGCTCAAGATGAGCGACGCTGCCCTTGAGGATTTCACCCAGCGTCGCAATGCCGAGTCGCGGACCTATGCCGGCCCACACCGTCGGGCCATCGCCCAGGCCTGCCATGACCTTGGTATCGTCCTCGCCAGCCACGACGACGCCACGCGCGATCACGTCGAGGAAGCCGTCGCGCTCGGTATCGACGTAGCCGAGTTCCCCACCACGATCGAAGCCGCCAAGGCCTCGCGTCAGGCGGGCATGGCCATCCTCATGGGCGGCCCCAACGTGGTTCGTGGCGGCTCGCACTCCGGCAATGTCTCGGCGCGCGCCCTGGCCGAAGCGGGCCTGCTCGATATCCTGTCATCCGACTACATTCCCTTCTCCATGTTGCAGTCGGCATTCTCGCTCGCCGAAACCGTGGAGGGGATAAGTTTGGCCCAGGCGGTGCAATTCGTCACCAAGCGCCCCGCCGAAGCAGGCGGATTCCATGATCGCGGCGAGATCGCCATCGGCAAGCGCGCCGACTTCGTTCACGTCCGCGTCGAGGACGGCATTCCGATCGTGTTGACGGTCTGGCGCCAGGGCAGGCGGGTGATATGAACGGCACCTTCGTCGCCGTTGTCGGCCCGAGTGGCGTCGGCAAGGACAGCCTGATCGGCTTTGCCCGCGAACGCCTGGAAGCCAGCGGCCGCGTAGTCTTCGTGCGCCGCGTGGTGACCCGGCAGGCCGATGGCGGCAGCGAAGACCATGACAGCATGGACGTCGCCGCCTTCGCCGAAGCCGAACAGTCCGGCGCCTTTGCGCTGAACTGGGATGCGCATGGCCTGCGCTACGGCCTACCGATCGGGTTAGAGCGCGACCTGGCGGCTGGCCGCGTGGTGGTCGCCAACCTGTCGCGTGCGGTCATACCGGCGCTTGTGGCGCGTTACCCCGAAGCCATTGTGGTATCGGTCACCGCCGACCGCGAAGTCATCACCAAGCGCCTGGCAAGCAGAGGGCGCGAAACTGCGGAGTCGATCCAGCGCCGGCTTGATCGCAGCGTGGCGGATCGGTTGCCGCCGAGCACGGTGGTTATCGACAATTCAGGCGAGCTGGAGACGGCGGGCAAGCAATTCGTCAGCTTGCTGGAAGACGCTGCTGGTCTGGCCGTGCGGGCCTAAACCACCAATTCCATGCGCTCCGCCGGAAAGCGGCTGAGCGCGTAAGATATTGGTTCGCCTTCGCTATCCACGTCGACCGCCTCCGACACCAGCAGAATGGCACCCGGCGCCAGCCCCAGCAGTTTGGTCTCCTCGATGTCAGCATGCCGGGCCGAAATTCTGGTCGAGGCGCGCGAATAATCGGCAATGCCGTAGCTGGCAAAGGTGTCGGTCGTAGACTGCATCTGGGCGATGCGCTCGGCAAAATCGGGAAAGCGCCGATAGGGCAGCCAGGTCGTCGACCGCGAGATCGGCCGGCCGTCCGCGATCGACATGCCCTCGATGCGAACTACCTTCGCGCCGGGTTTGAGCGAGAGCGCGGTGGCGACCGTAGCCGTGGCATTCTCGATCTTGTGGCTGATGCTGCGTGAGGTAAGGCTGGACGCCTGGCCTTTGAGGCCTTCCCGGAATCGAGTGCGCTTGCCGATGGGATAGCTGAGCCGCTTGGCATTGCGCACGAAGGTGCCGCGCCCCTGTTCGGCGCCCACCACACCCTCTTCGGCGAGCACCGCGATGGCGCGGCGCACGGTGTGGCGATTGGCGGAAAAGCGTTCAGCCAGAACAGCTTCGGTCGGCAGGCGGTCGCCGCTGGCCAGTTTGCCGCCGACGATATCGAGGCGGATCGCATCGGCAATGCGCCGCCACAATGCCACGCCACCCAGCTCGTCTTTCAAAACTGTCATTGCATTTTCACACAGGAAGAGTAGCACCGGACTCAGGACATTAGTTGTCTAGTTCATTAGACAAATAGAGGCAAGTATGCAGACAGCATCCTCCATCGATAACGGAGCCAGAAAGGCCGCACTCGATGTGCTCGCCGCGGCGCCGTCACGCGCTTTGGCGGACCTGTGGGACCGCTGGGCCGACAAGCCGGAGCACACAAAGGTGCGTGGGCCGGAAGTCGGGCTGGTCATGGTGCGGGGCCGCGCCGGTGGCGGTGGAGCGCCGTTCAACCTGGGCGAGGCCAGCGTCGCCAGGGCCAGCGTGCGCATTATGACCGGGCAGGTGGGGCACGGGTATTGTTTGGGCCGCGATATGGCCAAGGCGGAGGCGATCGCCGTGATCGACGCGCTGTGGCAGCGTGAGCCTGATCGGGTCGAGGCGGAAATTATCGAGCCGCTGCGGGCACTTGCCATCGAGGCGGATCAGAAGCGCCGTGACGAGTCGGCGGCGACGAAGGTCGATTTCTTCACCATGGTACGGGGAGATAACTGAGATGGACCTCGGTCTAGAAGGCGGATTTGCCGAACCTGTGCTGCAATCCCAGACCTGTTTCCGGGCGATCATGGACGCGCTGGCTAACCCCGGAACGATCCAAAAACTCGCTACACCCGTGACCGCTAGTGGTGGCCTGACGACCGAGTTGGTTAGCACACTGTTAACGCTGACCGACCACGACACCAGTATTTGGCTCGATAATGCGACACGCAGCGACCGCGCCGTGTTGGACTATGTTAACTTTCACACCGGTGCGCCGGTGGTGGCCGAGCCGGGCAAAGCGAACTTCGCTTTCGCAAGCGGCGCCGCGCATTTGCCGCCCCTCGATCAGTTCAACCTCGGCACCCAGGAATACCCCGATCGCTCGACCACAATCGTGCTGGCCGTCGAGGCTTTGAGCGGCGGCGCCGAGCTGATCATCCGTGGTCCGGGGATCAAGGAGCACGGCCATATTAGCCCGGTCGGGCTGCCCGGGGATTTCGTGGCGCAGTGGGCGGCCAATCGCGAACTGTTCCCGCGCGGCATCGATCTGCTGCTGGTGGCCGATGGCGCGGTGATGGGCCTGCCGCGCTCGACCCGCATTTCGGAAGGACATTGACATGTACGTAGCCGTCAAGGGCGGGGAAGCCGCCATTGCCAATGCTCACGCACTGCTGGCCGACCGCCGCCGTGGCGATCGGTCGGTGCCCGCGCTGCGCATCGACCAGATCGTCGAGCAACTTGGGCTCGCGGTGGATCGCGCCATGGGCGAGGGCTCGCTCTATGACAAGGAACTGGCGGCGCTGGCTTTGGTGCAGGCGCGTGGCGACCTGATAGAAGCGATCTTTCTGGTCCGCGCCTATCGCACCACGCTGCCACGCTTCGGTTATTCCCAGCCGATCGAGACGGGCGAAATGCTGATCGAACGCCGCATTTCGGCGACCTTCAAGGACCTGCCCGGTGGGCAGATGCTGGGGCCGACCTTCGACTATACTCACCGCCTGCTCGATCCCTCGATCGTCGATGGCGATGTGCCTGCGCCGATCGTTCGCGAGGCCGAGACGGAACAGGCGCCGCGCGTCACTGACCTTCTCGGACGGCAGGGGCTGATGGAGCCCGATGGCGAGACCGATCCCGATCGCGATGTCGGCGACCTGACGCGTGAGCCGCTGGACTTTCCACTGGATCGCGACCTGCGCCTGCAGGCGCTGGCGCGTGGCGACGAGGGGTTCCTGTTGGCGCTCGGCTACTCGACCCAACGCGGCTATGGCCGCAGCCATCCATTCGTCGGCGAGATCCGCATTGGCGAAGTCGATGTCGAGTTCGACGTGCCCGAGCTGGGCCTTGCCGTGAACCTCGGGCGCATCCGGGTGACCGAGTGCCAGATGGTCAACCAGTTCAAGGGCTCGGCGAAAGTGCCGCCACAATTCACCCGTGGCTACGGACTGGTCTTCGGCCAGGCTGAGCGGAAGGCCATGGCCATGTCGCTGTGCGACAGGGCGCTGCGGGCCCGCGAGTTTGGCGAGGACATTGTCGCACCGGCGCAGGATGAGGAGTTCGTCATTTCGCACTCCGACAATGTGCAGGCGACCGGCTTTGTCGAGCATTTGAAGCTGCCGCACTATGTGGATTTTCAGGCGGAGCTGGACCTGATCCGGCGCATGCGGGCGGAGCATGATGCGGCCGAAATGAAGGAGGCCGCGGAATGAACGCCGTCGCCCAATACAACTTTGCTTATCTCGACGAGCAGACCAAGCGGATGATCCGGCGGGCCATTTTGAAGGCCATCGCCATCCCTGGTTATCAGGTGCCATTCTCGTCGCGCGAAATGCCCATGCCCTATGGCTGGGGCACGGGTGGCGTGCAGGTGACGGCGTCGATCATCGGGCCAGAGGATGTGCTCAAGGTCATCGACCAGGGCGCTGACGACACCACCAACGCTGTTTCGATCCGGGCTTTTTTCGCCAAGGTCGCGCAGGTGGCAACGACCACCCATACCGCCGAAGCCACCATCATCCAGACCCGCCACCGCATTCCGGAAAAGGCGCTGGGGCAGGGGCAAATCCTGGTCTACCAGGTACCGATCCCCGAGCCGCTGCGCTTCCTCGAACCGCGCGAAACCGAAACGCGCAAGATGCATGCGCTTGAGGAATACGGGCTGATGCACGTCAAGCTCTACGAGGACATCGCTCGCCACGGCCGCATCGCCACGACCTATGCCTATCCGGTCAAGGTCGAGGGCCGCTACGTAATGGATCCGAGCCCGACCCCCAAGTTCGACAACCCCAAGATGCATATGAGCGAGGCGCTGCAGTTGTTCGGCGCCGGGCGCGAGCATCGCATCTACGCCGTGCCGCCGCATACTGAAGTGGTGAGCCTCGATTTCGAGGATCATCCATTCGAGATCCAGCATTTTGCCGAGCCCTGTGCTCTGTGCGGGGCGGAGCAGGTGTATCTGGACGAGGTCATTCTGGATGACCGGGGCGGGCATATGTACGTCTGCTCGGACACCGACAATTGCGAAGAACGCCGGGAAGCGGGGCACGTTGGTGCGCTGGGGATGAAGGAGGCGGCGGAATGAGTGATTGGCAACTCTTCACCTCTCCCTTTGGGGGTGAGGGGGCCTTCCTCCTCACCGCATCAAGAAAAGGCCCCCTCACCCGACCCAAGAGGGTCGACCTTTCCCCCGAAGGGAGAGGTAAGGAAGGATATATCCAATGACTACCGAACCCCTTCTCCGCGTCGAGAACCTGACCAAATATTACGGCAGCCGTCTCGGCTGCGCCGATGTGAGTTTCGAGCTCTGGCCGGGTGAAGTCCTGGCCATTGTGGGGGAATCCGGCTCGGGCAAGACCACGTTGCTGAACTCCCTGTCGGCGACGCTGGAGCCGAGCTCGGGCCGGACCCTCTACCGCATGCGCGATGAGCAATGGCGCAATATCTATGAGCTGAGCGAAGCCGAGCGGCGTTTCCTCGTCCGCACCGACTGGGGCTTCGTGCACCAGAACCCGGCCGATGGCCTGCGCATGACGGTATCGGCCGGCGCCAATGTCGGCGAGCGGCTAATGGCCGTGGGTGACCGGCATTATGGGCATATCCGCGACACGGCGCTCGACTGGCTCGGGCGCGTTGAGATCGCGGCGGACCGTATCGACGATCAGCCGCGCTCCTTCTCCGGCGGCATGCGACAGCGCCTGCAGATCGCCCGCAACCTGGTGACCGGGCCGCGCCTGGTGTTCATGGATGAGCCGACTGGCGGCCTCGACGTGTCGGTGCAAGCGCGCCTGCTCGATCTGCTGCGTGGGCTGGTGGGCGAACTGGGGCTGGCAGCAATTGTCGTGACCCACGACCTCGCCGTCGCCCGACTGCTCAGCCATCGCATGATGGTGATGAAGGATGGGCGGGTGATCGAGGCCGGTCTCACTGACCGCGTGCTGGATGATCCGCGTGAGCCTTACACGCAGCTGCTGGTTTCCTCGATTTTGCAGGTGTGAGGCATGGAACTTGTCACCACCACAGGACGGCACCTCCCCCTGGATGGGGGAGGCTGGGAGGGGGGGGGCGCGCATGCTCAGTTTGCGGCGAGATACCCCCTTCCTGCTCGATTCAACGGACTTAGCTGAAGCTAAGTCCTGTCTCGCTTCCCTCCCCACAAGGGGGAGGGTGGGTGCAAGAGCCGGAACTTCGGAGTACATGCTATGACCGCGCTTTCCGTTCAAAATCTCGCCAAGACCTTCACCATGCATCTGCGCGACGGCGTCGTGCTGCCGGTGGTGGAGAATGTGAACTTCGATGTCCAGGCCGGCGAGTGCGTCGTGCTGGGCGGACCTTCGGGGGCGGGCAAGAGTTCGATCCTCAAGATGGTCTATGGCAATTACGGCATCGATGCCGGGGCCATCGTGATCCGGCACCATGGAGAGGCGGTCGATCTGGCAGCGTCCGACCCGCGCACGGTGCTGACGCTCCGACGGGACAGCATTGGCTATGTCAGCCAGTTCCTGCGCACCGTGCCGCGTGTCTCGGCGCTCGACGTGGTGGCCGAGCCGCTGGTGATCCGTGGCGTCGACAAGACCGAGGCTCAGCAGCGCGCCCGCGAACTGCTGGCCCGGCTCAACCTGCCGGAAAGGCTGTGGTCGCTGCCTCCTGCCACCTTCTCGGGTGGCGAGCAGCAGCGCGTCAACATTGCACGCGGCTTCATCACCGATCACCCGGTCTTGCTGCTGGACGAGCCTACAGCATCGCTCGATGCGACCAACCGCGCCGTAGTGGTCGCCATGATCACTGAGAAGAAGGCCGCCGGCGTGGCCTTGCTGGGGATTTTTCATGACGACGATGTGCGGGAACGGGTGGCGGATCGCATCGTCGACGTGACTGCATTCGCGCCGAGGATTGCCGCATGACCCGGCTTTCCGAAAAACCCTTCGTCCATCCAACCGCTCAGGTGACGGGCTCGACGCTAGGCCGGTACACCGAGGTCGGCGCCGGCAGCCATGTGTCGCGTTCGACGCTGGGGGATTACGCCTACTGCGTTGAGAATACGCAGATTGCCTATGCCCAGATTGGCAAGTTCGCCAACATCGCCAGCCATGTGCGCATCTATGCCAGCATGCATCCGATGGAACGGGCCTCACTGCACCACTTCACCTACCGCTCGGCCTGGTATTTCGAGGGTGAGGAAGATGACCAGGGCTTCTTCGACTGGCGCGCCGGGCAGGGGATCACCATTGGTCATGATACCTGGATAGGTCATGGCGCGGTGGTGATGCCGGGGGTGAGGATCGGCAATGGGGCGATCATCGGCTCCAATGCCGTGGTGACAAAGGACGTGGCGGATTTCGCCATTGCCGTGGGCGTGCCGGCGCGAACCATCAAGCAGCGGTTTAGTGATGATGTGGCTGGACGGCTCGATGCGATGGCGTGGTGGGACTGGAGCCACGAGAAGTTGCACGAGGCGCTGCCGGATTTCCGCAAGCTGGGGATCGAGGCGTTTCTGGAGAAGTATGAGTAGGCGCTGCACCATTCTCATACGCGAACGTCCCCCTCGGGCTTGACCCGAGGGCTTTGTACTTACCGAAGGTTTCCGCAAGTGAAGAGCCCTCGGGTCAAGCCCGAGGGTGACGCGCGGTGGGTTTGGCGGCGCCTGTGCCAAAGTGCTTCTGCCGCCCGCGACAACCCACCACAGCTGCCCGGTGCACAGTCACCAAACCGTCACGCAAGTGTAATCCCAGCTTCATGACACCGCCCTAGGTCTGCCGCAGTTCAACGGCGAGGGCGCCTGATGCTCAAGATTTCCAACGTTTCACGACGTTTCGGTGACAAGCTTGCCGTCAGCGACGTGAATCTCGAAATCCCGCAAGGGCAGATGGTCGGCATTATCGGCCGCTCGGGCGCTGGCAAGTCGACCCTGCTGCGCATGATCAATCGCCTGGCCGACGTCTCCACTGGTTACATCGAATACGAGGGCGTTCGCACGTCGGAATTGCGCGGGCAGAACCTGCGGAACTGGCAGCGCGATTGCGCCATGATCTTCCAGCAGTTCAACCTAGTGCCGCGCCTCGACGTCATCACCAATGTGATGCTGGGCCGGCTCAACGGACGCAACCCACTCCTCAATCTGCTGCAGGTGTTCTCGGCCGACGAGCAGCTTGAAGCGCTCAAGGCGCTCGAGCGGCTCGATATCGCCGCGACGGCGACGCAGTGGGCGCAGACCCTGTCGGGTGGCCAGCAGCAGCGCGTAGCGATTGCCCGGGCGCTGATGCAGGGCCCCAAGCTGATCCTGGCCGACGAGCCGATCGCCAGCCTTGACCCGCGCAATGCCCAGATCGTCATGGACAGCCTGCGCGACATCAATGCCGAAGGCATCACCGTCATCACCAACCTGCATACGCTGGATACGGCGCGCGCCTATTGCGAGCGTATCATCGGCATGGCGCAGGGCAAGGTGGTGTTCGATGGCACGCCCAACGAGCTCACCACCGACGTGGCGCGCACCATCTACGGCGCCGACGGGCTCAAGGAAGCCTTCTCCGAGGCGATGACCTCGACCTCCATCGCACCAATCACCCTCAAGACCGCCGCCGTCGTCAATCCGGCGCCGTAACAGAAGTTCCGCTGCCGGATATCCGGCTGCCGACAACCACGCGTCACCAAAGGAAACACTCCATGTCCGCGATCCGTAAAGTCCTCCTGGCCTCCGTGGCCCTGACCATGTCGACCGCTGCCTTCGCCCAGGACGTCACCGTTCTGCGCATCGGCCTCGATGGCGGCGAAAACGAAGCTGACCAGCTTCGCCGTTCGGAATGCGTTGCCGAGCCGCTGAAGGCCGCCACCGGCGTTTCCGAAGTCCAGTTCTTCCCCTCGCCTGACTATAACGGCATTATCCAGGGCCTGCTTGGCGGCACCATCGATATCGCCATCATGGGTGCGTCATCCTATGCCTCGATCTACCTGCAGGACCCGGAAGCCGTTGACCCGGTTCTGACCACCCAGCAGGAAGACGGCTCGACCGGTTACCACACCATCATGGTCGCACGCGCTGACTCCGGTATCACCGACCTGGCCTCGACCAAGGGCAAGAAGCTCGGCTTTGCTGATCCGGACTCCACCTCGGGCTACCTGATCCCCAACGTTGCGCTGCCGACCGATATCGGCGCGCCGATCGCTGAATTCTACAGCGAAACCGGCTTTGGCGGCGGTCACGAAAACCTCGTCCTCGGGGTCCTCGACGGCACCTGGGATGTCGGCACCACCTTTGGCTCGGGCCAGGGCGAATTCTCGGAAGGCTACACCTCCGGCAACCTGCGCATCATGGTCGACAAGGGCCTGCTC
Encoded proteins:
- the phnH gene encoding phosphonate C-P lyase system protein PhnH, with product MDLGLEGGFAEPVLQSQTCFRAIMDALANPGTIQKLATPVTASGGLTTELVSTLLTLTDHDTSIWLDNATRSDRAVLDYVNFHTGAPVVAEPGKANFAFASGAAHLPPLDQFNLGTQEYPDRSTTIVLAVEALSGGAELIIRGPGIKEHGHISPVGLPGDFVAQWAANRELFPRGIDLLLVADGAVMGLPRSTRISEGH
- a CDS encoding alpha-D-ribose 1-methylphosphonate 5-triphosphate diphosphatase, with translation MNTVALGELVLTNARIVLANEVLEGSIRVDGGVITDIGAPGRSGVDLEGDYLIPGLVELHTDHLETHYAPRPKVRWNPVAAVQAHDAQIAASGITTVLDAIRVGLDENSDMGATEMQTLMHAIAAGTKAGRLRAEHHVHLRCEVSAPDCLESFNLLKDDPQVRLASLMDHAPGQRQFASMDAYKVYYQGKLKMSDAALEDFTQRRNAESRTYAGPHRRAIAQACHDLGIVLASHDDATRDHVEEAVALGIDVAEFPTTIEAAKASRQAGMAILMGGPNVVRGGSHSGNVSARALAEAGLLDILSSDYIPFSMLQSAFSLAETVEGISLAQAVQFVTKRPAEAGGFHDRGEIAIGKRADFVHVRVEDGIPIVLTVWRQGRRVI
- a CDS encoding alpha-D-ribose 1-methylphosphonate 5-phosphate C-P-lyase PhnJ, whose amino-acid sequence is MNAVAQYNFAYLDEQTKRMIRRAILKAIAIPGYQVPFSSREMPMPYGWGTGGVQVTASIIGPEDVLKVIDQGADDTTNAVSIRAFFAKVAQVATTTHTAEATIIQTRHRIPEKALGQGQILVYQVPIPEPLRFLEPRETETRKMHALEEYGLMHVKLYEDIARHGRIATTYAYPVKVEGRYVMDPSPTPKFDNPKMHMSEALQLFGAGREHRIYAVPPHTEVVSLDFEDHPFEIQHFAEPCALCGAEQVYLDEVILDDRGGHMYVCSDTDNCEERREAGHVGALGMKEAAE
- the phnD gene encoding phosphonate ABC transporter substrate-binding protein gives rise to the protein MSAIRKVLLASVALTMSTAAFAQDVTVLRIGLDGGENEADQLRRSECVAEPLKAATGVSEVQFFPSPDYNGIIQGLLGGTIDIAIMGASSYASIYLQDPEAVDPVLTTQQEDGSTGYHTIMVARADSGITDLASTKGKKLGFADPDSTSGYLIPNVALPTDIGAPIAEFYSETGFGGGHENLVLGVLDGTWDVGTTFGSGQGEFSEGYTSGNLRIMVDKGLLDMDDLVEVWQSPIIPNGPLMVSNKLPADMKDKVTAFFKGLPEADFECFDAFTAGGYTNFVDADQQMYQTIIDARKSVIGG
- the phnK gene encoding phosphonate C-P lyase system protein PhnK, which encodes MTTEPLLRVENLTKYYGSRLGCADVSFELWPGEVLAIVGESGSGKTTLLNSLSATLEPSSGRTLYRMRDEQWRNIYELSEAERRFLVRTDWGFVHQNPADGLRMTVSAGANVGERLMAVGDRHYGHIRDTALDWLGRVEIAADRIDDQPRSFSGGMRQRLQIARNLVTGPRLVFMDEPTGGLDVSVQARLLDLLRGLVGELGLAAIVVTHDLAVARLLSHRMMVMKDGRVIEAGLTDRVLDDPREPYTQLLVSSILQV
- the phnC gene encoding phosphonate ABC transporter ATP-binding protein — protein: MLKISNVSRRFGDKLAVSDVNLEIPQGQMVGIIGRSGAGKSTLLRMINRLADVSTGYIEYEGVRTSELRGQNLRNWQRDCAMIFQQFNLVPRLDVITNVMLGRLNGRNPLLNLLQVFSADEQLEALKALERLDIAATATQWAQTLSGGQQQRVAIARALMQGPKLILADEPIASLDPRNAQIVMDSLRDINAEGITVITNLHTLDTARAYCERIIGMAQGKVVFDGTPNELTTDVARTIYGADGLKEAFSEAMTSTSIAPITLKTAAVVNPAP
- the phnG gene encoding phosphonate C-P lyase system protein PhnG — its product is MQTASSIDNGARKAALDVLAAAPSRALADLWDRWADKPEHTKVRGPEVGLVMVRGRAGGGGAPFNLGEASVARASVRIMTGQVGHGYCLGRDMAKAEAIAVIDALWQREPDRVEAEIIEPLRALAIEADQKRRDESAATKVDFFTMVRGDN
- a CDS encoding carbon-phosphorus lyase complex subunit PhnI encodes the protein MYVAVKGGEAAIANAHALLADRRRGDRSVPALRIDQIVEQLGLAVDRAMGEGSLYDKELAALALVQARGDLIEAIFLVRAYRTTLPRFGYSQPIETGEMLIERRISATFKDLPGGQMLGPTFDYTHRLLDPSIVDGDVPAPIVREAETEQAPRVTDLLGRQGLMEPDGETDPDRDVGDLTREPLDFPLDRDLRLQALARGDEGFLLALGYSTQRGYGRSHPFVGEIRIGEVDVEFDVPELGLAVNLGRIRVTECQMVNQFKGSAKVPPQFTRGYGLVFGQAERKAMAMSLCDRALRAREFGEDIVAPAQDEEFVISHSDNVQATGFVEHLKLPHYVDFQAELDLIRRMRAEHDAAEMKEAAE
- the phnN gene encoding phosphonate metabolism protein/1,5-bisphosphokinase (PRPP-forming) PhnN, coding for MNGTFVAVVGPSGVGKDSLIGFARERLEASGRVVFVRRVVTRQADGGSEDHDSMDVAAFAEAEQSGAFALNWDAHGLRYGLPIGLERDLAAGRVVVANLSRAVIPALVARYPEAIVVSVTADREVITKRLASRGRETAESIQRRLDRSVADRLPPSTVVIDNSGELETAGKQFVSLLEDAAGLAVRA
- the phnF gene encoding phosphonate metabolism transcriptional regulator PhnF, with the protein product MTVLKDELGGVALWRRIADAIRLDIVGGKLASGDRLPTEAVLAERFSANRHTVRRAIAVLAEEGVVGAEQGRGTFVRNAKRLSYPIGKRTRFREGLKGQASSLTSRSISHKIENATATVATALSLKPGAKVVRIEGMSIADGRPISRSTTWLPYRRFPDFAERIAQMQSTTDTFASYGIADYSRASTRISARHADIEETKLLGLAPGAILLVSEAVDVDSEGEPISYALSRFPAERMELVV
- a CDS encoding DapH/DapD/GlmU-related protein, with the translated sequence MTRLSEKPFVHPTAQVTGSTLGRYTEVGAGSHVSRSTLGDYAYCVENTQIAYAQIGKFANIASHVRIYASMHPMERASLHHFTYRSAWYFEGEEDDQGFFDWRAGQGITIGHDTWIGHGAVVMPGVRIGNGAIIGSNAVVTKDVADFAIAVGVPARTIKQRFSDDVAGRLDAMAWWDWSHEKLHEALPDFRKLGIEAFLEKYE
- the phnL gene encoding phosphonate C-P lyase system protein PhnL; this translates as MTALSVQNLAKTFTMHLRDGVVLPVVENVNFDVQAGECVVLGGPSGAGKSSILKMVYGNYGIDAGAIVIRHHGEAVDLAASDPRTVLTLRRDSIGYVSQFLRTVPRVSALDVVAEPLVIRGVDKTEAQQRARELLARLNLPERLWSLPPATFSGGEQQRVNIARGFITDHPVLLLDEPTASLDATNRAVVVAMITEKKAAGVALLGIFHDDDVRERVADRIVDVTAFAPRIAA